In Zingiber officinale cultivar Zhangliang chromosome 8B, Zo_v1.1, whole genome shotgun sequence, a single genomic region encodes these proteins:
- the LOC122014295 gene encoding F-box/kelch-repeat protein At5g43190-like isoform X3, with product MASSSDSDWERLPLNLQESILLLLPISTLLVCKSLSRSFLHTIRSPSFLSAYSLRRSRHLDDLIFLLFIDGIGARRPSAIAFLPVRASWIHLPLPHSLCHIHTSSGCLVVAEKFEGGQFVSDLLSRTVTPIAPMSFHSYILSLVEDEASTEFKIVSSSKNVIDGGILRPSDCQVYNSSSRRWESSGQFPHHYAMLGNAILLNAALTRLRFFGACSHFAATLCCLGRHYNSGAQTLI from the exons ACTCCGACTGGGAGAGGCTTCCTCTCAACCTGCAAGAatccatcctcctcctcctccccatCTCCACCCTACTCGTCTGCAAGTCCCTCTCCCGTTCCTTCCTCCACACCATCCGTTCCCCCTCCTTCCTCTCCGCCTACTCCCTCCGCCGCTCCCGCCACCTCGACGACCTCATCTTTCTTCTCTTCATCGACGGCATCGGCGCTCGCCGCCCCAGCGCCATTGCCTTCCTGCCCGTCCGCGCCTCCTGGATCCACCTCCCCCTCCCACATTCGCTGTGCCACATCCACACCTCCAGCGGCTGTCTGGTCGTCGCCGAGAAATTTGAAGGTGGGCAATTCGTCTCCGATCTCCTCTCTAGGACAGTCACCCCCATCGCCCCGATGTCGTTTCATTCCTATATCCTCTCACTGGTTGAAGACGAGGCCTCCACGGAGTTTAAGATCGTGTCTTCCAGCAAGAACGTTATCGATGGTGGGATTCTTCGACCCTCCGATTGCCAGGTCTATAATTCTTCTTCTCGCCGATGGGAGTCTTCAGGGCAGTTTCCGCATCACTATGCGATGTTAGGCAATGCGATCTTGTTGAATG CTGCACTAACAAGACTTAGGTTTTTTGGAGCCTGTTCACATTTTGCTGCAACATTATGCTGCCTCGGTCGCCATTATAATTCAGGGGCACA AACCCTAATCTGA
- the LOC122014295 gene encoding F-box/kelch-repeat protein At5g43190-like isoform X1, whose translation MASSSDSDWERLPLNLQESILLLLPISTLLVCKSLSRSFLHTIRSPSFLSAYSLRRSRHLDDLIFLLFIDGIGARRPSAIAFLPVRASWIHLPLPHSLCHIHTSSGCLVVAEKFEGGQFVSDLLSRTVTPIAPMSFHSYILSLVEDEASTEFKIVSSSKNVIDGGILRPSDCQVYNSSSRRWESSGQFPHHYAMLGNAILLNGMLFVLGRDPDHLLAFDLKTRMWSVVDEELPLSLLCFHLLVFEERLFLVGGLDGEELTITRIEIWEYDLVEKQWGMFCFMPDEIFLQFCGNGLFNFDTIDQLGIVLFCNTREFSIIMFDMSSKIWSRAPDCEQPKSRKSWIGHALVPSVQLLK comes from the coding sequence ACTCCGACTGGGAGAGGCTTCCTCTCAACCTGCAAGAatccatcctcctcctcctccccatCTCCACCCTACTCGTCTGCAAGTCCCTCTCCCGTTCCTTCCTCCACACCATCCGTTCCCCCTCCTTCCTCTCCGCCTACTCCCTCCGCCGCTCCCGCCACCTCGACGACCTCATCTTTCTTCTCTTCATCGACGGCATCGGCGCTCGCCGCCCCAGCGCCATTGCCTTCCTGCCCGTCCGCGCCTCCTGGATCCACCTCCCCCTCCCACATTCGCTGTGCCACATCCACACCTCCAGCGGCTGTCTGGTCGTCGCCGAGAAATTTGAAGGTGGGCAATTCGTCTCCGATCTCCTCTCTAGGACAGTCACCCCCATCGCCCCGATGTCGTTTCATTCCTATATCCTCTCACTGGTTGAAGACGAGGCCTCCACGGAGTTTAAGATCGTGTCTTCCAGCAAGAACGTTATCGATGGTGGGATTCTTCGACCCTCCGATTGCCAGGTCTATAATTCTTCTTCTCGCCGATGGGAGTCTTCAGGGCAGTTTCCGCATCACTATGCGATGTTAGGCAATGCGATCTTGTTGAATGGTATGTTGTTTGTTCTTGGAAGAGATCCCGATCATCTACTTGCATTCGATCTGAAAACGAGAATGTGGAGCGTGGTAGATGAGGAGCTTCCACTTTCTCTATTGTGCTTTCATTTGTTGGTTTTCGAGGAGAGGTTATTCTTAGTTGGTGGTTTGGATGGAGAAGAATTGACAATCACAAGAATTGAAATTTGGGAGTATGATTTAGTGGAAAAGCAATGGGGGATGTTTTGTTTTATGCCTGATGAAATCTTTCTGCAATTTTGTGGTAACGGTCTTTTTAATTTTGATACAATAGATCAATTGGGGATTGTTTTGTTCTGCAATACCAGAGAGTTCAGCATTATAATGTTTGACATGTCCTCAAAGATTTGGTCACGGGCACCTGACTGTGAACAGCCTAAGAGCAGGAAATCTTGGATTGGGCATGCTTTGGTTCCTTCAGtgcaattattgaaataa
- the LOC122014295 gene encoding F-box/kelch-repeat protein At5g43190-like isoform X2 yields the protein MASSSDSDWERLPLNLQESILLLLPISTLLVCKSLSRSFLHTIRSPSFLSAYSLRRSRHLDDLIFLLFIDGIGARRPSAIAFLPVRASWIHLPLPHSLCHIHTSSGCLVVAEKFEGGQFVSDLLSRTVTPIAPMSFHSYILSLVEDEASTEFKIVSSSKNVIDGGILRPSDCQVYNSSSRRWESSGQFPHHYAMLGNAILLNDQLGIVLFCNTREFSIIMFDMSSKIWSRAPDCEQPKSRKSWIGHALVPSVQLLK from the exons ACTCCGACTGGGAGAGGCTTCCTCTCAACCTGCAAGAatccatcctcctcctcctccccatCTCCACCCTACTCGTCTGCAAGTCCCTCTCCCGTTCCTTCCTCCACACCATCCGTTCCCCCTCCTTCCTCTCCGCCTACTCCCTCCGCCGCTCCCGCCACCTCGACGACCTCATCTTTCTTCTCTTCATCGACGGCATCGGCGCTCGCCGCCCCAGCGCCATTGCCTTCCTGCCCGTCCGCGCCTCCTGGATCCACCTCCCCCTCCCACATTCGCTGTGCCACATCCACACCTCCAGCGGCTGTCTGGTCGTCGCCGAGAAATTTGAAGGTGGGCAATTCGTCTCCGATCTCCTCTCTAGGACAGTCACCCCCATCGCCCCGATGTCGTTTCATTCCTATATCCTCTCACTGGTTGAAGACGAGGCCTCCACGGAGTTTAAGATCGTGTCTTCCAGCAAGAACGTTATCGATGGTGGGATTCTTCGACCCTCCGATTGCCAGGTCTATAATTCTTCTTCTCGCCGATGGGAGTCTTCAGGGCAGTTTCCGCATCACTATGCGATGTTAGGCAATGCGATCTTGTTGAATG ATCAATTGGGGATTGTTTTGTTCTGCAATACCAGAGAGTTCAGCATTATAATGTTTGACATGTCCTCAAAGATTTGGTCACGGGCACCTGACTGTGAACAGCCTAAGAGCAGGAAATCTTGGATTGGGCATGCTTTGGTTCCTTCAGtgcaattattgaaataa
- the LOC122014295 gene encoding F-box/kelch-repeat protein At5g43190-like isoform X4 — MASSSDSDWERLPLNLQESILLLLPISTLLVCKSLSRSFLHTIRSPSFLSAYSLRRSRHLDDLIFLLFIDGIGARRPSAIAFLPVRASWIHLPLPHSLCHIHTSSGCLVVAEKFEGGQFVSDLLSRTVTPIAPMSFHSYILSLVEDEASTEFKIVSSSKNVIDGGILRPSDCQVYNSSSRRWESSGQFPHHYAMLGNAILLNEP; from the exons ACTCCGACTGGGAGAGGCTTCCTCTCAACCTGCAAGAatccatcctcctcctcctccccatCTCCACCCTACTCGTCTGCAAGTCCCTCTCCCGTTCCTTCCTCCACACCATCCGTTCCCCCTCCTTCCTCTCCGCCTACTCCCTCCGCCGCTCCCGCCACCTCGACGACCTCATCTTTCTTCTCTTCATCGACGGCATCGGCGCTCGCCGCCCCAGCGCCATTGCCTTCCTGCCCGTCCGCGCCTCCTGGATCCACCTCCCCCTCCCACATTCGCTGTGCCACATCCACACCTCCAGCGGCTGTCTGGTCGTCGCCGAGAAATTTGAAGGTGGGCAATTCGTCTCCGATCTCCTCTCTAGGACAGTCACCCCCATCGCCCCGATGTCGTTTCATTCCTATATCCTCTCACTGGTTGAAGACGAGGCCTCCACGGAGTTTAAGATCGTGTCTTCCAGCAAGAACGTTATCGATGGTGGGATTCTTCGACCCTCCGATTGCCAGGTCTATAATTCTTCTTCTCGCCGATGGGAGTCTTCAGGGCAGTTTCCGCATCACTATGCGATGTTAGGCAATGCGATCTTGTTGAATG AACCCTAA